A genomic window from Aricia agestis chromosome 8, ilAriAges1.1, whole genome shotgun sequence includes:
- the LOC121729207 gene encoding ATP-binding cassette subfamily C member 4-like isoform X1: MDCKINLTQKNPQENAGLLSKLLLWHCFHLFHKGKKYGLNVEDLWRTRKCDMSGDLGTRLEEAWFKELQKAKRSDSKPSLARAIVRCFWLEYMILGIVLGILFILIWPIIPYSLALFINYFTNERSSESYKYAHIYNMILNLCIISTPFLVNLTEFGLSIVGMKVRIACCSLMYRKMMRLSRSGLSKTETGQVINLMSNDVGRFDVACLYLHYIWVMPVVIIFVSYLVWQRIAWAALAGLGVIILQTLLVQTYLSSWLAKLRGKIAKRTDERVKVMSELVNGVQVIKMYAWEKPFEKLVENLRKLEVKFITHTMMIKGFSTSIIVFTERLVLYAALVTFIAIGGEINSEITFSLAQYYNLLQIACNIYFPWALAFLGESKISVQRLEEFLLLNEVEPVGYKVNNIESFSNIKLKDDHIKKSLKLELSNVTASWQINPIVQTLRSITLEVNPGEFVGIVGSVGSGKSSLLQLILGELQPNSGRISLGGATVSYASQDPWLFVATVRQNILFGLPYDKARYNKVVEACALLRDFEQLPGGDGTMVGERGASLSGGQRARVGLARACYRQADIYLLDDPLSAVDTHVGKHLVSECINGLLRHSTRVLVTHQLHHLKTADKVVILRNGEIEAQGTFEEVSRSPHFDQLHKFEEHEKEELTGDSLETVQDKTNPIAEDADDDEDDSQETDELLRKDSVSGSVYLKYFRAGGSWMLLIFTILSILIAQVVTSAGDLWLSHWMNNVETNLQEMNSSKLEDLDTLLLSSATNSSTDSDNNSIANLTVIGTIVKTAITLEDISNVNKFDHFYYIYIWSAALLGCIILTSERSLIFMWVCMRSSIKLHNEMFSNILTATMRFFNTNPSGRILNRFSKDMGAVDEMLPKMYIESIQVTMVMFGIIAMVAIVNPYMLLTTLICGAIMYLWSSVYLSTAQIIRRLEGITRSPVFSHVSASMSGLATVRACQAQTMLCQQFDAKQDVHTAAWYLSLITNASFSIWLSVVAALYVLVVTYSLLLLDKGDTKSGDVGLAVSQAIVLVNMLQYGIKQVTQVVSQMTSVERILEYTNLPQEISPNTSPPKNWPQQARIVFKDLYLRYEKDSEPVLKNLNIVIDSCWKVGVVGRTGAGKSSLISALFRLAPIDGHVYIDDIDTGEITLKDLRSKISIIPQEPVLFSASLRYNLDPFDKYSDADIWKALEQVKLKDSVTSLSSAVESGGSNFSAGERQLLCLARAALASNRLLILDEATANVDPNTDALIQKSIREHFADCTVVTVAHRLHTVADSDRIIVMEAGQIVEFGDPHKLLQKEDGHFIRMVNELGSASEQSLRELAKAAFLERNKDKSN, from the exons atggattgcaaaattaatttaacacAAAAAAACCCCCAGGAAAATGCTGGATTACTCTCCAAATTGCTTCTGTG GCACTGTTTTCATCTCTTCCACAAGGGTAAAAAATACGGTCTAAATGTCGAAGATCTGTGGAGGACACGGAAATGCGATATGTCTGGTGATTTGGGAACCCGTTTAGAAGAAGCGTGGTTTAAGGAACTTCAAAAAGCTAAAAGAAGTGATTCGAAACCGTCACTAGCAAGAGCTATCGTTAGATGCTTTTGGCTGGAGTACATGATTCTAGGAATTGTTTTAGGAATCCTTTTCATCCTAATATG GCCAATCATACCGTATTCTCTAGCTCTGTTCATAAATTACTTCACTAATGAAAGAAGCTCTGAGTCTTACAAGTACGCGCACATATAcaatatgatattaaatttatgCATTATTTCTACACCTTTTCTCGTTAATCTAACAGAATTTGGGCTAAGTATCGTTGGAATGAAAGTCAGAATAGCCTGCTGCTCCTTGATGTATAGGAAG ATGATGAGGCTTAGTCGAAGTGGCCTAAGTAAAACAGAAACAGGGCAGGTAATAAACTTGATGTCCAACGACGTGGGTCGCTTTGATGTAGCCTGTTTATACTTGCATTACATTTGGGTGATGCCAGTGGTGATCATATTCGTTTCTTACCTGGTGTGGCAGCGAATTGCTTGGGCTGCGCTGGCTGGACTGGGTGTGATTATCCTGCAGACTTTGTTGGTACAAA CTTATTTAAGTAGCTGGCTAGCCAAACTCAGAGGGAAGATAGCTAAACGTACAGACGAGAGAGTCAAGGTTATGAGCGAACTAGTAAATGGAGTGCAAGTTATCAAAATGTACGCCTGGGAAAAGCCCTTTGAAAAGCTAGTGGAAAATCTTAGAAA ATTGGAAGTAAAATTCATAACACACACTATGATGATCAAGGGATTCTCTACAAGTATCATTGTGTTTACGGAGCGGCTAGTTCTGTACGCTGCGTTAGTGACGTTTATTGCAATCGGCGGGGAAATCAATTCCGAGATCACCTTCTCTTTGGCACAATACTACAACTTGTTACAAATAGCATGTAACATTTATTTTCCATGGGCCCTCGCATTCCTTGGAGAATCCAAAATTTCGGTGCAACGTCTTGAA gaATTCTTACTACTCAATGAAGTTGAACCGGTTGGATACAAAGTAAACAATATCGAATCTTTTTCCAATATTAAACTTAAGGATGATCACATTAAGAAATCATTGAAATTGGAACTTTCTAATGTTACTGCTAGTTGGCAGATTAACCCAATAGTACAAACTTTGAGAAGCATTACGCTCGAAGTAAACCCCGGAGAATTTGTTGGCATAGTTGGCTCTGTTGGATCTGGTAAG TCTTCGTTACTTCAATTAATTCTGGGAGAGCTGCAACCAAATTCCGGAAGAATATCATTGGGAGGTGCAACTGTTTCGTACGCTAGTCAGGATCCTTGGCTCTTTGTGGCTACTGTCCGACAGAACATACTTTTCGGCTTACCATACGACAAGGCAAGATACAAtaag GTCGTAGAGGCATGTGCACTTCTCCGCGACTTCGAGCAGCTGCCGGGGGGAGACGGCACGATGGTGGGGGAGAGGGGAGCCAGCCTCAGCGGCGGACAGAGAGCTCGGGTCGGCCTCGCCCGCGCCTGCTATAGACAA GCCGACATATATCTCCTGGACGACCCGCTGTCGGCGGTGGATACGCACGTGGGCAAGCACCTGGTGTCGGAGTGCATCAACGGCCTGCTGCGGCACTCCACGCGCGTGCTGGTCACGCACCAGCTGCACCACCTCAAGACCGCTGACAAAGTCGTCATACTCAGAAAT GGTGAAATAGAAGCTCAGGGTACTTTTGAAGAAGTATCACGTTCCCCGCATTTCGATCAGCTTCATAAATTTGAAGAACACGAAAAGGAGGAACTCACTGGTGACTCACTTGAAACTGTTCAG GATAAAACAAATCCTATAGCAGAAGATGCTGATGACGATGAGGACGATTCACAAGAAACAGATGAACTACTTCGTAAAG ATAGTGTTTCTGGCTCAGTATACCTAAAATACTTCAGAGCTGGAGGAAGTTGGATGCTGCTAATATTTACTATCCTCTCAATATTGATTGCCCAAGTGGTGACTTCGGCTGGTGACCTTTGGTTAAGTCATTG GATGAACAATGTGGAAACAAATTTGCAAGAAATGAATAGCAGTAAATTAGAAGACTTGGATACACTTTTACTATCATCAGCAACTAACTCATCTACTGATTCAGATAACAATTCTATTGCAAACCTCACAGTTATTGGGACAATAGTTAAAACAGCAATAACTCTGGAAGACATAAGCAATGTAAATAAATTTGATCATTTTTACTACATCTATATTTGGAGCGCAGCATTGCTAGGGTGCATAATATTGACGTCTGAAAG ATCTCTAATTTTCATGTGGGTCTGTATGCGTAGTTCAATAAAGCTCCACAATGAAATGTTTAGTAATATTCTAACAGCTACAATGAGATTTTTTAATACGAACCCATCTGGAAGGATTTTGAACAGATTTTCAAAAGACATGGGTGCTGTTGATGAAATGCTGCCTAAAATGTACATCGAAAGTATtcag GTAACGATGGTGATGTTTGGTATAATAGCTATGGTGGCTATAGTAAATCCTTACATGTTGCTTACGACGCTGATTTGTGGTGCCATTATGTACTTGTGGTCATCCGTTTACTTAAGTACTGCTCAAATTATAAGAAG GTTGGAGGGCATAACTCGAAGTCCGGTATTCTCTCACGTGTCCGCGAGTATGTCGGGGTTGGCAACGGTGCGCGCGTGCCAGGCGCAGACCATGCTGTGCCAGCAGTTCGATGCAAAACAAGACGTCCACACTGCGGCTTG GTACTTGTCTCTCATTACGAATGCTTCGTTCTCTATATGGTTAAGCGTCGTTGCAGCATTATACGTCCTAGTCGTAACATACAGCTTGTTGCTGCTAGACAAAG gTGACACAAAGTCAGGTGACGTTGGATTAGCTGTAAGTCAAGCAATAGTACTAGTCAATATGTTGCAATATGGAATCAAACAAGTAACCCAAGTTGTATCTCAAATGACGAGTGTAGAGAGAATCCTAGAATACACAAACCTGCCGCAAGAAATCTCGCCAAACACCTCACCGCCCAAAAACTGGCCACAGCAAGCACGAATCGTTTTCAAGGACCTTTACCTAAGATACGAAAAGGACTCCGAGCCAGTGCTTAAAAACTTGAATATAGTCATAGACTCTTGTTGGAAG GTAGGAGTAGTAGGACGCACCGGAGCAGGGAAATCTTCGCTGATATCCGCTTTGTTTCGTCTGGCTCCTATTGATGGACATGTTTATATAGATGACATCGACACAGGAGAAATAACGCTAAAA GACCTCCGTTCGAAAATATCCATAATACCACAGGAGCCAGTTTTGTTCTCTGCGAGCTTACGTTACAACCTGGATCCATTTGATAAATACTCTGATGCCGATATATGGAAAGCTTTGGAGCAG GTAAAATTGAAAGATAGCGTGACGTCGCTATCATCGGCAGTAGAATCAGGCGGTTCCAACTTCAGCGCTGGTGAGCGTCAGCTGCTGTGTCTGGCGCGGGCCGCCCTCGCCTCCAACAGACTGCTCATCCTCGACGAGGCCACTGCTAATGTTGATCCTAA CACCGATGCGTTAATACAGAAGTCTATCCGAGAACACTTTGCGGATTGCACTGTGGTGACTGTGGCTCATCGACTGCATACCGTCGCTGACTCTGATCGGATAATT GTAATGGAAGCTGGCCAAATCGTTGAATTTGGCGATCCCCATAAATTACTACAGAAAGAGGATGGTCATTTCATCAGGATGGTTAACGAGCTAGGCTCAGCATCTGAACAAAGCCTACGCGAATTAGCTAAGGCCGCTTTTTTAGaaagaaataaagataaatcTAATTGa